A single genomic interval of Perca fluviatilis chromosome 19, GENO_Pfluv_1.0, whole genome shotgun sequence harbors:
- the zmiz1a gene encoding zinc finger MIZ domain-containing protein 1a isoform X4, which produces MQPSMNSMKPGLTHSDGSFPYDSVPWQQNSNQPPGSLSVVTTVWGVTNTSQSQVLGNPMVNSNNPMNPGGNPMGSGLSASAAGLNSPQFNAQQQQFPNKGGSNQQYMQQGVYGRPGYPGGPGGYSGSYSGGPNPSQGGMGLTSHTRPPGDFTQPAAAAAAAAVAAAAATATATATATVAALQETQNKDMNQYGQMCSSFQMGPAQAYNSQFMNQPGPRGPPGGMNPASMGSAMNNSNMSGPPMGMNQPRTPGMVPFGAHGQRMPQQGYPGGPRQGMPMQGMKRPYPGEASYGGQQYGPNSQFPPHQGQYPTSNTSRPLPSPNYPGQRMPGQQGQGQYPPAMPMGQYYKQEPFNGQNTNFSGSGYSYGQGNGPSRPVNYPHSPVPGNPTPPMTPGSSIPPYLSPNQDVKPPFPPDMKPNMTALPPPPTNPNEELRLTFPVRDGVVLEPFRLEHNLAVSNHVFHLRPSVHQTLMWRSDLELQFKCYHHEDRQMNTNWPASVQVSVNATPLTIERGDNKTSHKPLHLKHVCQPGRNTIQITVTACCCSHLFVLQLVHRPSVRSVLQGLLKKRLLPAEHCITKVKRNFSSVAASAGSTTLNGEDGVEQTAIKVSLKCPITFRRIQLPARGHDCKHVQCFDLESYLQLNCERGTWRCPVCNKTALLEGLEVDQYMWGILNAIQNSEFEEVTIDPTCSWRPVPIKSELHIKEDPDGPLAKRFKTMSPSQMTMPNVMEMIAQLGPGPGPGPILGPSPYPPHPSQHPGGNGGDYPGAGNSYHSQGNFDFPHGNSSGGGVGGGPPMNDFIHGPQLSHPPDGPGGLLSQDKPLNHGMNDAMSHPDQSHNSMQHSLHASPHSGSQSGPPLHHSGQSGQPLHHSGQPSQPPRQSHPQPQPQPGQNSHPHSDLNFNPSSDGQMGQGAQDMPEPSLDLLPELANPDELLSYLDPPDLPANSNDDLLSLFENN; this is translated from the exons ATGCAGCCCAGCATGAACAGCATGAAGCCCGGCCTCACACACAG TGATGGATCCTTTCCCTACGACTCTGTCCCCTGGCAACAAAATTCCAACCAGCCCCCTGGGTCATTGTCTGTGGTTACAACAGTGTGGGGCGTGACCAATACGTCACAGAGTCAG GTGCTGGGTAACCCAATGGTGAATAGCAATAACCCCATGAATCCTGGAGGTAACCCTATGGGATCGGGTCTGTCTGCCAGTGCAGCAGGGCTCAACTCACCCCAGTTCAATGCTCAGCAGCAACAGTTTCCAAACAAAGGAGGCTCCAACCAACAGTACATGCAGCAGGGCGTGTACGGCAGACCTGGCTACCCTGGAGGTCCTGGGGGATACAGCGGGAG ttattCTGGAGGCCCAAACCCTTCTCAAGGAGGTATGGGATTAACCTCCCACACGCGTCCTCCTGGTGACTTCACTCAGCCAGCCGccgctgctgcagctgctgcggttgctgctgctgctgctacggCAACGGCCACGGCAACGGCCACGGTGGCAGCGCTGCAGGAAACCCAGAATAAAGATATGAACCAGTATGGACAG ATGTGTTCTTCGTTCCAAATGGGCCCTGCGCAGGCCTACAATAGCCAGTTCATGAACCAGCCAGGCCCACGAGGCCCTCCTGGAGGTATGAATCCAGCCAGCATGGGATCAGCCATGAACAACTCCAATATGAGTGGGCCTCCCATGGGCATGAACCAGCCTCGAACCCCAGGCATGGTGCCTTTTGGAGCTCATGGCCAAAGGATGCCTCAGCAAGGGTATCCCGGAGGACCTCGACAGGGCATGCCCATGCAGGGGATGAAGAGGCCATATCCTGGGGAG GCAAGTTACGGGGGTCAGCAGTACGGGCCGAACAGTCAGTTCCCACCACATCAGGGGCAGTATCCCACATCAAACACCTCCAGGCCACTGCCATCTCCTAACTACCCCGGCCAGAGGATGCCAGGGCAGCAGGGCCAAGGACAGTACCCACCTGCCATGCCCATGGGCCAGTACTACAAG CAAGAGCCCTTCAATGGTCAGAACACAAACTTCTCTGGCAGCGGATACTCCTATGGCCAAGGCAATGGG CCCTCGAGGCCCGTTAACTACCCCCACTCCCCAGTCCCTGGAAACCCCACACCCCCTATGACCCCAGGAAGTAGTATTCCTCCGTACCTGTCGCCAAACCAGGATGTGAAGCCCCCGTTTCCACCCGACATGAAACCAAATATGACAGCACTTCCGCCCCCTCCAA CTAACCCCAATGAGGAGCTGCGGCTGACGTTCCCAGTCAGGGATGGAGTGGTGCTGGAGCCGTTCCGCTTGGAGCACAACCTGGCTGTCAGCAACCACGTCTTCCACCTTCGACCCTCCGTCCACCAGACCCTCATGTGGAG GTCTGATCTGGAGCTCCAGTTTAAGTGCTACCACCATGAAGACAGGCAGATGAACACCAACTGGCCCGCCTCCGTCCAGGTCAGCGTCAACGCCACGCCCCTCACCATCGAGAGGGGAGACAACAAAACCTCCCACAAACCCCTGCACCTGAAGCACGTATGCCAACCTGGAAGAAACACCATCCAGATTACAGTCACCGCCTGCTGTTGT TCCCACCTGTTTGTGCTGCAGCTGGTCCACAGGCCATCTGTGCGATCCGTCCTACAGGGGCTCCTGAAGAAAAGACTCCTTCCTGCAGAACACTGCATCACCAAGG TTAAGAGGAACTTCAGCAGCGTTGCGGCCTCGGCAGGCAGCACTACCCTTAACGGGGAGGACGGTGTGGAGCAGACGGCCATTAAAGTGTCACTGAAATGCCCCATAACCTTCAGACGCATCCAGCTACCTGCACGAGGGCATGACTGCAAACATGTCCAG TGCTTTGATCTGGAGTCCTACTTGCAGCTCAACTGTGAGAGGGGGACATGGAGGTGTCCTGTGTGCAA TAAAACAGCATTATTAGAAGGTCTGGAGGTGGACCAGTACATGTGGGGAATCCTCAATGCCATCCAAAA TTCAGAGTTTGAGGAGGTCACTATAGACCCTACATGTAGCTGGCGACCTGTTCCCATTAAGTCTGAGCTACACATCAAAGAGGATCCTGATGGACCACTTGCCAAGCGCTTTAAGACCATGAGCCCCAGTCAGATGACCATGCCCAATGTGATGGAGATGATCGCTCAGCTAGGGCCTGGCCCTGGACCTGGCCCTATACTTGGTCCCAGCCCTTACCCCCCACACCCTAGTCAACATCCTGGTGGCAACGGGGGAGATTACCCTGGAGCAG GCAACAGTTACCACAGCCAAGGGAACTTTGACTTCCCTCACGGGAACTCCTCTGGGGGTGGAGTTGGAGGAGGTCCCCCTATGAATGACTTCATCCATGGCCCCCAGCTCTCCCATCCCCCAGATGGTCCTGGTGGTCTCCTCTCCCAGGACAAGCCCCTTAACCACGGCATGAATGATGCA ATGTCTCATCCCGATCAGTCCCATAACTCCATGCAGCACAGCTTGCATGCATCGCCCCACTCTGGCAGCCAATCAGGGCCACCCTTACATCACAGTGGGCAATCAGGGCAGCCCTTGCATCACAGTGGCCAACCATCGCAGCCGCCTCGCCAGTCGCACCCTCAGCCTCAGCCGCAGCCTGGGCAGAACAGTCACCCCCACAGCGATCTGAACTTTAACCCCTCCTCAGATGGGCAGATGGGTCAGGGAGCCCAGGATATGCCTGAACCCTCCCTGGAT CTGCTTCCAGAGCTGGCCAACCCAGACGAGTTACTATCATACCTGGACCCTCCCGACCTTCCCGCCAACAGCAACGACGACCTTCTCTCCCTCTTCGAGAACAACTAG
- the zmiz1a gene encoding zinc finger MIZ domain-containing protein 1a isoform X3: protein MNTLPSMDRHIQQTNDRLQCIKQHLQNPANFHSAATELLDWCGDPRAFQRPFEQSLMGCLTVVSRVAAQQGFDLDLGYRLLAVCAANRDKFTPKSAETSTCRRCQSDSALLSSWCEELGRLLLLRHQKSRQNEPQGKVPMQPSMNSMKPGLTHSDGSFPYDSVPWQQNSNQPPGSLSVVTTVWGVTNTSQSQVLGNPMVNSNNPMNPGGNPMGSGLSASAAGLNSPQFNAQQQQFPNKGGSNQQYMQQGVYGRPGYPGGPGGYSGSYSGGPNPSQGGMGLTSHTRPPGDFTQPAAAAAAAAVAAAAATATATATATVAALQETQNKDMNQYGQMCSSFQMGPAQAYNSQFMNQPGPRGPPGGMNPASMGSAMNNSNMSGPPMGMNQPRTPGMVPFGAHGQRMPQQGYPGGPRQGMPMQGMKRPYPGEASYGGQQYGPNSQFPPHQGQYPTSNTSRPLPSPNYPGQRMPGQQGQGQYPPAMPMGQYYKQEPFNGQNTNFSGSGYSYGQGNGPSRPVNYPHSPVPGNPTPPMTPGSSIPPYLSPNQDVKPPFPPDMKPNMTALPPPPTNPNEELRLTFPVRDGVVLEPFRLEHNLAVSNHVFHLRPSVHQTLMWRSDLELQFKCYHHEDRQMNTNWPASVQVSVNATPLTIERGDNKTSHKPLHLKHVCQPGRNTIQITVTACCCSHLFVLQLVHRPSVRSVLQGLLKKRLLPAEHCITKVKRNFSSVAASAGSTTLNGEDGVEQTAIKVSLKCPITFRRIQLPARGHDCKHVQCFDLESYLQLNCERGTWRCPVCNKTALLEGLEVDQYMWGILNAIQNSEFEEVTIDPTCSWRPVPIKSELHIKEDPDGPLAKRFKTMSPSQMTMPNVMEMIAQLGPGPGPGPILGPSPYPPHPSQHPGGNGGDYPGAGNSYHSQGNFDFPHGNSSGGGVGGGPPMNDFIHGPQLSHPPDGPGGLLSQDKPLNHGMNDALLPELANPDELLSYLDPPDLPANSNDDLLSLFENN, encoded by the exons ATGAACACGTTACCATCAATGGACCGGCACATCCAGCAGACCAATGACAGGCTGCAGTGCATCAAACAG cacttACAGAACCCGGCCAACTTCCACTCAGCGGCCACAGAGCTGCTCGACTGGTGTGGAGATCCCCGGGCCTTCCAGCGACCTTTCGAGCAAAGTCTCATGGGATGTCTGACG GTGGTGAGTCGCGTTGCTGCTCAGCAGGGGTTTGACTTGGACCTAGGGTACAGGTTGCTGGCTGTGTGTGCTGCCAACAGGGACAAATTCACTCCCAAGTCTGCAG AAACCAGCACCTGCAGGAGATGTCAGAGTGACTCAG CCCTGCTGTCGTCGTGGTGCGAGGAGCTGGGTCGTCTCCTCCTGCTGCGTCACCAGAAGAGCAGGCAGAACGAACCGCAGGGAAAAGTCCCCATGCAGCCCAGCATGAACAGCATGAAGCCCGGCCTCACACACAG TGATGGATCCTTTCCCTACGACTCTGTCCCCTGGCAACAAAATTCCAACCAGCCCCCTGGGTCATTGTCTGTGGTTACAACAGTGTGGGGCGTGACCAATACGTCACAGAGTCAG GTGCTGGGTAACCCAATGGTGAATAGCAATAACCCCATGAATCCTGGAGGTAACCCTATGGGATCGGGTCTGTCTGCCAGTGCAGCAGGGCTCAACTCACCCCAGTTCAATGCTCAGCAGCAACAGTTTCCAAACAAAGGAGGCTCCAACCAACAGTACATGCAGCAGGGCGTGTACGGCAGACCTGGCTACCCTGGAGGTCCTGGGGGATACAGCGGGAG ttattCTGGAGGCCCAAACCCTTCTCAAGGAGGTATGGGATTAACCTCCCACACGCGTCCTCCTGGTGACTTCACTCAGCCAGCCGccgctgctgcagctgctgcggttgctgctgctgctgctacggCAACGGCCACGGCAACGGCCACGGTGGCAGCGCTGCAGGAAACCCAGAATAAAGATATGAACCAGTATGGACAG ATGTGTTCTTCGTTCCAAATGGGCCCTGCGCAGGCCTACAATAGCCAGTTCATGAACCAGCCAGGCCCACGAGGCCCTCCTGGAGGTATGAATCCAGCCAGCATGGGATCAGCCATGAACAACTCCAATATGAGTGGGCCTCCCATGGGCATGAACCAGCCTCGAACCCCAGGCATGGTGCCTTTTGGAGCTCATGGCCAAAGGATGCCTCAGCAAGGGTATCCCGGAGGACCTCGACAGGGCATGCCCATGCAGGGGATGAAGAGGCCATATCCTGGGGAG GCAAGTTACGGGGGTCAGCAGTACGGGCCGAACAGTCAGTTCCCACCACATCAGGGGCAGTATCCCACATCAAACACCTCCAGGCCACTGCCATCTCCTAACTACCCCGGCCAGAGGATGCCAGGGCAGCAGGGCCAAGGACAGTACCCACCTGCCATGCCCATGGGCCAGTACTACAAG CAAGAGCCCTTCAATGGTCAGAACACAAACTTCTCTGGCAGCGGATACTCCTATGGCCAAGGCAATGGG CCCTCGAGGCCCGTTAACTACCCCCACTCCCCAGTCCCTGGAAACCCCACACCCCCTATGACCCCAGGAAGTAGTATTCCTCCGTACCTGTCGCCAAACCAGGATGTGAAGCCCCCGTTTCCACCCGACATGAAACCAAATATGACAGCACTTCCGCCCCCTCCAA CTAACCCCAATGAGGAGCTGCGGCTGACGTTCCCAGTCAGGGATGGAGTGGTGCTGGAGCCGTTCCGCTTGGAGCACAACCTGGCTGTCAGCAACCACGTCTTCCACCTTCGACCCTCCGTCCACCAGACCCTCATGTGGAG GTCTGATCTGGAGCTCCAGTTTAAGTGCTACCACCATGAAGACAGGCAGATGAACACCAACTGGCCCGCCTCCGTCCAGGTCAGCGTCAACGCCACGCCCCTCACCATCGAGAGGGGAGACAACAAAACCTCCCACAAACCCCTGCACCTGAAGCACGTATGCCAACCTGGAAGAAACACCATCCAGATTACAGTCACCGCCTGCTGTTGT TCCCACCTGTTTGTGCTGCAGCTGGTCCACAGGCCATCTGTGCGATCCGTCCTACAGGGGCTCCTGAAGAAAAGACTCCTTCCTGCAGAACACTGCATCACCAAGG TTAAGAGGAACTTCAGCAGCGTTGCGGCCTCGGCAGGCAGCACTACCCTTAACGGGGAGGACGGTGTGGAGCAGACGGCCATTAAAGTGTCACTGAAATGCCCCATAACCTTCAGACGCATCCAGCTACCTGCACGAGGGCATGACTGCAAACATGTCCAG TGCTTTGATCTGGAGTCCTACTTGCAGCTCAACTGTGAGAGGGGGACATGGAGGTGTCCTGTGTGCAA TAAAACAGCATTATTAGAAGGTCTGGAGGTGGACCAGTACATGTGGGGAATCCTCAATGCCATCCAAAA TTCAGAGTTTGAGGAGGTCACTATAGACCCTACATGTAGCTGGCGACCTGTTCCCATTAAGTCTGAGCTACACATCAAAGAGGATCCTGATGGACCACTTGCCAAGCGCTTTAAGACCATGAGCCCCAGTCAGATGACCATGCCCAATGTGATGGAGATGATCGCTCAGCTAGGGCCTGGCCCTGGACCTGGCCCTATACTTGGTCCCAGCCCTTACCCCCCACACCCTAGTCAACATCCTGGTGGCAACGGGGGAGATTACCCTGGAGCAG GCAACAGTTACCACAGCCAAGGGAACTTTGACTTCCCTCACGGGAACTCCTCTGGGGGTGGAGTTGGAGGAGGTCCCCCTATGAATGACTTCATCCATGGCCCCCAGCTCTCCCATCCCCCAGATGGTCCTGGTGGTCTCCTCTCCCAGGACAAGCCCCTTAACCACGGCATGAATGATGCA CTGCTTCCAGAGCTGGCCAACCCAGACGAGTTACTATCATACCTGGACCCTCCCGACCTTCCCGCCAACAGCAACGACGACCTTCTCTCCCTCTTCGAGAACAACTAG
- the zmiz1a gene encoding zinc finger MIZ domain-containing protein 1a isoform X1: MNTLPSMDRHIQQTNDRLQCIKQHLQNPANFHSAATELLDWCGDPRAFQRPFEQSLMGCLTVVSRVAAQQGFDLDLGYRLLAVCAANRDKFTPKSAETSTCRRCQSDSALLSSWCEELGRLLLLRHQKSRQNEPQGKVPMQPSMNSMKPGLTHSDGSFPYDSVPWQQNSNQPPGSLSVVTTVWGVTNTSQSQVLGNPMVNSNNPMNPGGNPMGSGLSASAAGLNSPQFNAQQQQFPNKGGSNQQYMQQGVYGRPGYPGGPGGYSGSYSGGPNPSQGGMGLTSHTRPPGDFTQPAAAAAAAAVAAAAATATATATATVAALQETQNKDMNQYGQMCSSFQMGPAQAYNSQFMNQPGPRGPPGGMNPASMGSAMNNSNMSGPPMGMNQPRTPGMVPFGAHGQRMPQQGYPGGPRQGMPMQGMKRPYPGEASYGGQQYGPNSQFPPHQGQYPTSNTSRPLPSPNYPGQRMPGQQGQGQYPPAMPMGQYYKQEPFNGQNTNFSGSGYSYGQGNGPSRPVNYPHSPVPGNPTPPMTPGSSIPPYLSPNQDVKPPFPPDMKPNMTALPPPPTNPNEELRLTFPVRDGVVLEPFRLEHNLAVSNHVFHLRPSVHQTLMWRSDLELQFKCYHHEDRQMNTNWPASVQVSVNATPLTIERGDNKTSHKPLHLKHVCQPGRNTIQITVTACCCSHLFVLQLVHRPSVRSVLQGLLKKRLLPAEHCITKVKRNFSSVAASAGSTTLNGEDGVEQTAIKVSLKCPITFRRIQLPARGHDCKHVQCFDLESYLQLNCERGTWRCPVCNKTALLEGLEVDQYMWGILNAIQNSEFEEVTIDPTCSWRPVPIKSELHIKEDPDGPLAKRFKTMSPSQMTMPNVMEMIAQLGPGPGPGPILGPSPYPPHPSQHPGGNGGDYPGAGNSYHSQGNFDFPHGNSSGGGVGGGPPMNDFIHGPQLSHPPDGPGGLLSQDKPLNHGMNDAMSHPDQSHNSMQHSLHASPHSGSQSGPPLHHSGQSGQPLHHSGQPSQPPRQSHPQPQPQPGQNSHPHSDLNFNPSSDGQMGQGAQDMPEPSLDLLPELANPDELLSYLDPPDLPANSNDDLLSLFENN; the protein is encoded by the exons ATGAACACGTTACCATCAATGGACCGGCACATCCAGCAGACCAATGACAGGCTGCAGTGCATCAAACAG cacttACAGAACCCGGCCAACTTCCACTCAGCGGCCACAGAGCTGCTCGACTGGTGTGGAGATCCCCGGGCCTTCCAGCGACCTTTCGAGCAAAGTCTCATGGGATGTCTGACG GTGGTGAGTCGCGTTGCTGCTCAGCAGGGGTTTGACTTGGACCTAGGGTACAGGTTGCTGGCTGTGTGTGCTGCCAACAGGGACAAATTCACTCCCAAGTCTGCAG AAACCAGCACCTGCAGGAGATGTCAGAGTGACTCAG CCCTGCTGTCGTCGTGGTGCGAGGAGCTGGGTCGTCTCCTCCTGCTGCGTCACCAGAAGAGCAGGCAGAACGAACCGCAGGGAAAAGTCCCCATGCAGCCCAGCATGAACAGCATGAAGCCCGGCCTCACACACAG TGATGGATCCTTTCCCTACGACTCTGTCCCCTGGCAACAAAATTCCAACCAGCCCCCTGGGTCATTGTCTGTGGTTACAACAGTGTGGGGCGTGACCAATACGTCACAGAGTCAG GTGCTGGGTAACCCAATGGTGAATAGCAATAACCCCATGAATCCTGGAGGTAACCCTATGGGATCGGGTCTGTCTGCCAGTGCAGCAGGGCTCAACTCACCCCAGTTCAATGCTCAGCAGCAACAGTTTCCAAACAAAGGAGGCTCCAACCAACAGTACATGCAGCAGGGCGTGTACGGCAGACCTGGCTACCCTGGAGGTCCTGGGGGATACAGCGGGAG ttattCTGGAGGCCCAAACCCTTCTCAAGGAGGTATGGGATTAACCTCCCACACGCGTCCTCCTGGTGACTTCACTCAGCCAGCCGccgctgctgcagctgctgcggttgctgctgctgctgctacggCAACGGCCACGGCAACGGCCACGGTGGCAGCGCTGCAGGAAACCCAGAATAAAGATATGAACCAGTATGGACAG ATGTGTTCTTCGTTCCAAATGGGCCCTGCGCAGGCCTACAATAGCCAGTTCATGAACCAGCCAGGCCCACGAGGCCCTCCTGGAGGTATGAATCCAGCCAGCATGGGATCAGCCATGAACAACTCCAATATGAGTGGGCCTCCCATGGGCATGAACCAGCCTCGAACCCCAGGCATGGTGCCTTTTGGAGCTCATGGCCAAAGGATGCCTCAGCAAGGGTATCCCGGAGGACCTCGACAGGGCATGCCCATGCAGGGGATGAAGAGGCCATATCCTGGGGAG GCAAGTTACGGGGGTCAGCAGTACGGGCCGAACAGTCAGTTCCCACCACATCAGGGGCAGTATCCCACATCAAACACCTCCAGGCCACTGCCATCTCCTAACTACCCCGGCCAGAGGATGCCAGGGCAGCAGGGCCAAGGACAGTACCCACCTGCCATGCCCATGGGCCAGTACTACAAG CAAGAGCCCTTCAATGGTCAGAACACAAACTTCTCTGGCAGCGGATACTCCTATGGCCAAGGCAATGGG CCCTCGAGGCCCGTTAACTACCCCCACTCCCCAGTCCCTGGAAACCCCACACCCCCTATGACCCCAGGAAGTAGTATTCCTCCGTACCTGTCGCCAAACCAGGATGTGAAGCCCCCGTTTCCACCCGACATGAAACCAAATATGACAGCACTTCCGCCCCCTCCAA CTAACCCCAATGAGGAGCTGCGGCTGACGTTCCCAGTCAGGGATGGAGTGGTGCTGGAGCCGTTCCGCTTGGAGCACAACCTGGCTGTCAGCAACCACGTCTTCCACCTTCGACCCTCCGTCCACCAGACCCTCATGTGGAG GTCTGATCTGGAGCTCCAGTTTAAGTGCTACCACCATGAAGACAGGCAGATGAACACCAACTGGCCCGCCTCCGTCCAGGTCAGCGTCAACGCCACGCCCCTCACCATCGAGAGGGGAGACAACAAAACCTCCCACAAACCCCTGCACCTGAAGCACGTATGCCAACCTGGAAGAAACACCATCCAGATTACAGTCACCGCCTGCTGTTGT TCCCACCTGTTTGTGCTGCAGCTGGTCCACAGGCCATCTGTGCGATCCGTCCTACAGGGGCTCCTGAAGAAAAGACTCCTTCCTGCAGAACACTGCATCACCAAGG TTAAGAGGAACTTCAGCAGCGTTGCGGCCTCGGCAGGCAGCACTACCCTTAACGGGGAGGACGGTGTGGAGCAGACGGCCATTAAAGTGTCACTGAAATGCCCCATAACCTTCAGACGCATCCAGCTACCTGCACGAGGGCATGACTGCAAACATGTCCAG TGCTTTGATCTGGAGTCCTACTTGCAGCTCAACTGTGAGAGGGGGACATGGAGGTGTCCTGTGTGCAA TAAAACAGCATTATTAGAAGGTCTGGAGGTGGACCAGTACATGTGGGGAATCCTCAATGCCATCCAAAA TTCAGAGTTTGAGGAGGTCACTATAGACCCTACATGTAGCTGGCGACCTGTTCCCATTAAGTCTGAGCTACACATCAAAGAGGATCCTGATGGACCACTTGCCAAGCGCTTTAAGACCATGAGCCCCAGTCAGATGACCATGCCCAATGTGATGGAGATGATCGCTCAGCTAGGGCCTGGCCCTGGACCTGGCCCTATACTTGGTCCCAGCCCTTACCCCCCACACCCTAGTCAACATCCTGGTGGCAACGGGGGAGATTACCCTGGAGCAG GCAACAGTTACCACAGCCAAGGGAACTTTGACTTCCCTCACGGGAACTCCTCTGGGGGTGGAGTTGGAGGAGGTCCCCCTATGAATGACTTCATCCATGGCCCCCAGCTCTCCCATCCCCCAGATGGTCCTGGTGGTCTCCTCTCCCAGGACAAGCCCCTTAACCACGGCATGAATGATGCA ATGTCTCATCCCGATCAGTCCCATAACTCCATGCAGCACAGCTTGCATGCATCGCCCCACTCTGGCAGCCAATCAGGGCCACCCTTACATCACAGTGGGCAATCAGGGCAGCCCTTGCATCACAGTGGCCAACCATCGCAGCCGCCTCGCCAGTCGCACCCTCAGCCTCAGCCGCAGCCTGGGCAGAACAGTCACCCCCACAGCGATCTGAACTTTAACCCCTCCTCAGATGGGCAGATGGGTCAGGGAGCCCAGGATATGCCTGAACCCTCCCTGGAT CTGCTTCCAGAGCTGGCCAACCCAGACGAGTTACTATCATACCTGGACCCTCCCGACCTTCCCGCCAACAGCAACGACGACCTTCTCTCCCTCTTCGAGAACAACTAG